A stretch of Camelina sativa cultivar DH55 chromosome 18, Cs, whole genome shotgun sequence DNA encodes these proteins:
- the LOC104761618 gene encoding cleavage and polyadenylation specificity factor subunit 6-like isoform X1 has protein sequence MDEGDGRDQMDQFHQNEAISAVADDGFMAEEEDDDYEDLYNDVNVGEGFLQSVKKSDEAGSRNEEEKEKVCIDGEDRVEPVLGTPEAEVSIPGLVGDSVVKEGEAGGSGGTDVVVASSGYGAQDVKVSDVSQEIPDGIGAGTGGGLRVELGPAANRATDLEVPRGNNISQGLLPPPPHVLGNNENLMRPVMGNVNGGTPPGPGINMVGNGGNIAMPGVVGGGTGGGGNGTFLFVGDLHWWTTDAELEAELCKYGAVKEVKFFDEKASGKSKGYCQVEFYDPMAATACKDGLNGYAFNGRPCVVEYASPYSVKRMGEAQVNRTQQAQSVIAQAKRGGPADPPSKPVVANNNTAIGGNFQGGGNRGFGRGNWGRGNAPGGRGPGGPMRNRPNGMGRGLIGNGAFGQGMGTGPPMNMMHQPMMGQGFEQAFGGPMARMGGYGGFPGAPGPPFPGLLSSFPPVGGVGLPGVAPHVNPAFFGRGMPMNGMGMMPNAGVDGGHNMGMWDPNSGGWASGEDLGGGRAAESSYGEEAASDHQYGEVNHDRGRPNPVKDKERASEREWSGSSDRRIREDKDAGYERDIPREKDVGHGYEMPERRHRDDRDTGREREREHHHKDRERSRDRERERDRDRERDRERDRHREGSSQRYGGDHRTRHRDEPEHDDEWNRGRSSRGHSKSRLSREDNHRSRSRDADYGKRRRLTTE, from the exons ATGGATGAGGGAGATGGGAGAGATCAGATGGATCAATTCCATCAAAACGAGGCGATATCTGCCGTAGCTGACGACGGGTTTATGgcggaggaagaggatgatgattatgaggatCTTTACAACGACGTTAATGTTGGAGAAGGGTTTCTTCAGTCTGTGAAAAAGAGCGACGAAGCGGGATCGAGAAacgaggaggagaaggagaaggttTGCATCGATGGGGAAGATAGGGTTGAACCAGTTTTAGGTACGCCCGAAGCTGAGGTTTCGATACCTGGTTTGGTTGGTGATAGCGTTGTTAAAGAAGGAGAAGCAGGAGGAAGTGGTGGTACTGATGTGGTAGTCGCTTCTAGTGGATATGGAGCTCAAGATGTTAAGGTAAGCGATGTTAGCCAGGAGATTCCTGATGGAATTGGTGCTGGTACTGGAGGAGGGCTTAGAGTAGAGCTAGGGCCAGCTGCTAATCGGGCAACTGATCTTGAGGTTCCTAGAGGAAATAACATTTCTCAGGGTCTCTTGCCACCACCGCCGCATGTCTTAGGAAATAACGAGAATTTGATGAGACCTGTGATGGGTAATGTTAATGGTGGGACTCCTCCTGGACCTGGTATTAACATGGTTGGGAACGGAGGTAATATAGCTATGCCTGGTGTTGTTGGCGGGGGAACTGGTGGAGGAGGCAATGGGACTTTTCTTTTCGTTGGGGATTTGCATTGGTGGACAACTGATGCTGAGCTTGAG GCAGAGTTGTGCAAGTATGGTGCTGTGAAGGAGGTTAAGTTCTTTGATGAGAAAGCTAGTGGGAAATCGAAAGGGTATTGTCAAGTAGAGTTCTATGATCCTATGGCAGCTACAGCTTGCAAAGACGGGTTGAACGGTTATGCATTCAACGGTAGGCCTTGTGTTGTTGAGTATGCGTCTCCGTATTCTGTTAAGAGAATGGGAGAGGCACAGGTGAATAGGACCCAACAGGCACAATCTGTAATTGCACAAGCTAAGAGAGGAGGGCCTGCTGATCCTCCGAGTAAACCTGTCGTGGCCAACAACAACACCGCTATTGGCGGGAATTTCCAAGGTGGGGGAAATAGAGGATTTGGTAGAGGTAATTGGGGTAGAGGCAATGCTCCGGGTGGTAGAGGACCTGGTGGTCCAATGAGGAATAGGCCTAACGggatgggaagaggtttgattgGTAATGGTGCTTTTGGTCAGGGCATGGGTACAGGGCCTCCTATGAATATGATGCATCAACCAATGATGGGGCAAGGGTTTGAACAAGCTTTTGGTGGACCTATGGCCAGAATGGGTGGCTATGGAGGATTCCCTGGGGCTCCGGGTCCACCGTTTCCTGGGCTTTTATCTTCTTTCCCTCCTGTAGGAGGAGTTGGTTTACCTGGAGTGGCACCTCATGTGAATCCAGCGTTTTTTGGACGAGGGATGCCGATGAATGGAATGGGAATGATGCCTAATGCTGGTGTTGATGGAGGGCATAATATGGGAATGTGGGATCCTAATAGTGGAGGATGGGCTAGTGGTGAAGATTTGGGTGGTGGAAGAGCTGCGGAATCGAGTTATGGAGAGGAAGCTGCATCTGATCATCAGTATGGAGAGGTTAATCACGATAGAGGTCGTCCAAATCCTGtgaaagataaagaaagagcTTCAGAAAGGGAATGGTCTGGTTCATCTGATAGAAGGATTCGTGAGGATAAAGATGCTGGTTATGAAAGGGACATACCAAGGGAGAAAGATGTTGGTCATGGTTATGAGATGCCAGAGAGAAGGCACCGTGATGATAGAGACACTGGTCGTGAGCGTGAGAGGGAACATCATCATAAGGATCGTGAACGCTCCAGAGATCGTGAGCGAGAACGTGATCGTGACAGAGAAAGGGACAGGGAGAGGGATCGTCATAGAGAGGGATCGTCACAACGATATGGTGGTGATCATCGTACTAGACACAGGGACGAACCTGAGCATGATGATGAGTGGAACAGAGGTCGGTCATCCAGAGGACACAGCAAATCACGGTTGTCTCGGGAGGATAACCATCGCTCAAGATCAAGGGATGCTGATTATGGGAAAAGAAGGCGGCTTACTACTGAATAA
- the LOC104763478 gene encoding agamous-like MADS-box protein AGL82: MGRKMVKMVKMEKIPNEKTRITTYKKRKACLYKKASEFSTLCGVDTCLIVYGPSRAGDEMVAEPELWPKDESKVREIITKYRDIASSSCTKIYTVQECLEKNNTKVENSKTATKYQPWDKQLDKCSLNELYAVFMAVENKIQEATNKNQPFPDCASWSHEQLGLSGYNQQCLEQIQLFLMPTMEHNEFSFFPFINQVTSTKTEVPSFSHGAEPMIANGQTFFYGSCSDGPYGPLMQRTAYMEPIQWGLGSSMFNDAKQFSDYPFRFSQNNDLEDSSKHPM, translated from the coding sequence ATGGGTCGAAAGATGGTAAAGATGGTAAAGATGGAGAAGATACCGAACGAGAAAACGAGGATAACGACTTACAAGAAGAGGAAAGCATGTTTGTACAAGAAAGCCAGTGAGTTCTCAACGCTCTGCGGCGTGGACACTTGTCTCATTGTGTACGGCCCGAGCAGAGCAGGGGACGAGATGGTAGCGGAGCCGGAGTTATGGCCAAAAGATGAGAGCAAAGTCCGTGAAATCATAACCAAGTATAGGGACATTGCGTCAAGCAGCTGCACCAAGATTTACACCGTGCAAGAATGCTTGGAGAAAAACAACACTAAGGTGGAGAATTCCAAGACTGCGACCAAGTATCAACCATGGGACAAACAGCTCGACAAGTGTTCTTTAAACGAGCTCTACGCAGTATTCATGGCTGTAGAAAACAAGATTCAAGAGGCTACGAATAAGAATCAACCATTTCCTGACTGTGCTTCTTGGTCTCATGAGCAACTTGGTTTATCCGGTTACAATCAGCAATGTCTTGAGCAGATTCAGTTGTTTCTTATGCCTACTATGGAGCACAACGAGTTCTCTTTTTTCCCTTTCATTAACCAGGTTACCTCAACTAAGACAGAAGTACCTTCTTTCTCACATGGGGCAGAGCCAATGATAGCTAACGGGCAAACATTCTTTTACGGGAGTTGTTCAGATGGTCCATACGGCCCACTGATGCAGAGGACAGCTTACATGGAGCCAATACAATGGGGTTTAGGAAGCAGTATGTTCAACGACGCGAAGCAGTTCTCAGATTATCCCTTCaggttttcacaaaataatgactTGGAGGATTCAAGTAAACATCCTATGTGA
- the LOC104761619 gene encoding inactive beta-amylase 4, chloroplastic isoform X2, giving the protein MAETGVIGCGCRGVSGGNFLHPGGFSLKSCFLEQRTKRNRNFFRSVSMIPPFKRGRFITKLRYVTGNSRIFRHKRVPVFVMMPIDTFGIDASGCPKIKRLKALTVSLKALKLAGVHGIAVEVWWGIVERFCPLEFKWSLYEELFRLISEAGLKLHVALCFHSNMHLFGGKGGISLPLWIREIGDVNKDIYYRDKNGFSNNDYLTLGVDQLPLFGGRTAVQCYEDFMLSFSTKFEAYIGNVIEEISVGLGPSGELRYPAHPSGDGRWKFPGIGEFQCHDKYMMEDLMAVASQEGKPQWGGRDPPDTGCYNSFPSGVPFFEEGNDSFLSDYGRFFLEWYSGKLICHADAILAKAADVLRRRQEEEKSSVMLVAKIGGIYWWYKTSSHPAELTAGYYNTALRDGYDPVASVLSRHGAALHIPCLDMADSETPEKYLCSPEGLRRQIHDVSKKWTLHVTGRNTSERFDKMGLRQIRENCVQPNGDTLRSFTFCRMNEKIFRVENWNNFVPFIRQMSADM; this is encoded by the exons atgGCGGAGACTGGAGTTATTGGATGTGGCTGTCGCGGAGTCTCCGGCGGCAATTTCTTACATCCCGGAGGATTTTCTTTGAAATCTTGTTTCCTCGAGCAGAGAACGAAGCGTAATCGTAACTTTTTCCGTAGCGTTTCTATGATTCCTCCTTTCAAACGCGGCCGTTTCATCACTAAGCTGCGTTACGTCACCGGAAACAGCCGAATCTTTAG GCACAAGAGAGTTCCAGTTTTCGTGATGATGCCGATTGATACATTTGGAATTGATGCTTCTGGGTGCCCAAAGATTAAAAG gCTCAAGGCTTTAACTGTTTCTCTCAAGGCACTCAAGTTAGCTGGTGTTCATGGAATCGCAGTGGAGGTTTGGTGGGGGATCGTAGAGCGTTTCTGTCCTCTTGAGTTCAAATGGTCACTGTATGAAGAGCTCTTTAGGCTGATTTCTGAGGCAGGGTTGAAGTTACATGTTGCTCTTTGTTTTCATTCAAATATGCACTTGTTTGGTGGGAAAGGAGGCATCAGTCTTCCACTCTGGATCCGAGAG ATTGGAGACGTCAATAAGGATATATACTATCGAGATAAAAATGGATTTTCCAACAATGACTATCTCACACTTGGAGTCGATCAACTTCCTTTGTTCGGTGGCCGTACTGCTGTCCAATGCTATGAGGACTTCATGCTCAGTTTTTCTACAAAATTTGAAGCGTATATTGGGAATGTGATTGAAGAAATAAGTGTAGGTCTTGGTCCATCGGGAGAGCTTAG ATATCCTGCACATCCTTCTGGAGATGGGAGGTGGAAATTCCCTGGAATTGGTGAATTCCAGTGTCATGACAAGTACAT GATGGAAGATTTGATGGCAGTGGCATCCCAAGAAGGCAAACCTCAATGGGGAGGCAGAGATCCTCCAGATACTGGCTGCTATAACAGCTTTCCCTCTGGTGTTCCCTTTTTTGAGGAGGGCAATGATAGCTTTCTCTCTGACTATGGTCGTTTCTTTCTA GAATGGTACAGTGGGAAGTTAATTTGTCATGCTGATGCTATTCTTGCAAAGGCAGCCGATGTTTTGCGGAGACGtcaggaagaagagaaaagctcTGTAATGCTGGTTGCAAAAATTGGTGGAATCTATTGGTGGTACAAGACATCTTCACATCCTGCTGAACTAACTGCAGGTTATTACAATACTGCCCTCAGGGATGGTTATGACCCTGTAGCTTCTGTCTTGTCTCGCCATGGTGCTGCTCTGCATATCCC CTGTTTAGATATGGCAGACAGTGAAACACCTGAGAAATATCTTTGCAGCCCTGAAGGATTGCGTAGACAG ATACACGATGTTTCGAAGAAGTGGACACTACATGTGACTGGCAGAAACACAAGCGAAAGATTTGATAAG ATGGGACTAAGGCAAATACGAGAGAACTGTGTGCAACCGAATGGGGACACTCTAAGATCCTTTACATTTTGCAGAATGAATGAGAAGATCTTTAGGGTCGAGAACTGGAACAACTTTGTCCCTTTCATTAGACAGATGAGTGCAGATATGTAA
- the LOC104761619 gene encoding inactive beta-amylase 4, chloroplastic isoform X3, translated as MDAREKSRSFVLVSSRHKRVPVFVMMPIDTFGIDASGCPKIKRLKALTVSLKALKLAGVHGIAVEVWWGIVERFCPLEFKWSLYEELFRLISEAGLKLHVALCFHSNMHLFGGKGGISLPLWIREIGDVNKDIYYRDKNGFSNNDYLTLGVDQLPLFGGRTAVQCYEDFMLSFSTKFEAYIGNVIEEISVGLGPSGELRYPAHPSGDGRWKFPGIGEFQCHDKYMMEDLMAVASQEGKPQWGGRDPPDTGCYNSFPSGVPFFEEGNDSFLSDYGRFFLEWYSGKLICHADAILAKAADVLRRRQEEEKSSVMLVAKIGGIYWWYKTSSHPAELTAGYYNTALRDGYDPVASVLSRHGAALHIPCLDMADSETPEKYLCSPEGLRRQIHDVSKKWTLHVTGRNTSERFDKMGLRQIRENCVQPNGDTLRSFTFCRMNEKIFRVENWNNFVPFIRQMSADM; from the exons ATGGATGCTCGAGAGAAATCACGATCGTTTGTATTGGTATCATCAAGGCACAAGAGAGTTCCAGTTTTCGTGATGATGCCGATTGATACATTTGGAATTGATGCTTCTGGGTGCCCAAAGATTAAAAG gCTCAAGGCTTTAACTGTTTCTCTCAAGGCACTCAAGTTAGCTGGTGTTCATGGAATCGCAGTGGAGGTTTGGTGGGGGATCGTAGAGCGTTTCTGTCCTCTTGAGTTCAAATGGTCACTGTATGAAGAGCTCTTTAGGCTGATTTCTGAGGCAGGGTTGAAGTTACATGTTGCTCTTTGTTTTCATTCAAATATGCACTTGTTTGGTGGGAAAGGAGGCATCAGTCTTCCACTCTGGATCCGAGAG ATTGGAGACGTCAATAAGGATATATACTATCGAGATAAAAATGGATTTTCCAACAATGACTATCTCACACTTGGAGTCGATCAACTTCCTTTGTTCGGTGGCCGTACTGCTGTCCAATGCTATGAGGACTTCATGCTCAGTTTTTCTACAAAATTTGAAGCGTATATTGGGAATGTGATTGAAGAAATAAGTGTAGGTCTTGGTCCATCGGGAGAGCTTAG ATATCCTGCACATCCTTCTGGAGATGGGAGGTGGAAATTCCCTGGAATTGGTGAATTCCAGTGTCATGACAAGTACAT GATGGAAGATTTGATGGCAGTGGCATCCCAAGAAGGCAAACCTCAATGGGGAGGCAGAGATCCTCCAGATACTGGCTGCTATAACAGCTTTCCCTCTGGTGTTCCCTTTTTTGAGGAGGGCAATGATAGCTTTCTCTCTGACTATGGTCGTTTCTTTCTA GAATGGTACAGTGGGAAGTTAATTTGTCATGCTGATGCTATTCTTGCAAAGGCAGCCGATGTTTTGCGGAGACGtcaggaagaagagaaaagctcTGTAATGCTGGTTGCAAAAATTGGTGGAATCTATTGGTGGTACAAGACATCTTCACATCCTGCTGAACTAACTGCAGGTTATTACAATACTGCCCTCAGGGATGGTTATGACCCTGTAGCTTCTGTCTTGTCTCGCCATGGTGCTGCTCTGCATATCCC CTGTTTAGATATGGCAGACAGTGAAACACCTGAGAAATATCTTTGCAGCCCTGAAGGATTGCGTAGACAG ATACACGATGTTTCGAAGAAGTGGACACTACATGTGACTGGCAGAAACACAAGCGAAAGATTTGATAAG ATGGGACTAAGGCAAATACGAGAGAACTGTGTGCAACCGAATGGGGACACTCTAAGATCCTTTACATTTTGCAGAATGAATGAGAAGATCTTTAGGGTCGAGAACTGGAACAACTTTGTCCCTTTCATTAGACAGATGAGTGCAGATATGTAA
- the LOC104761618 gene encoding cleavage and polyadenylation specificity factor subunit 6-like isoform X2 has protein sequence MDEGDGRDQMDQFHQNEAISAVADDGFMAEEEDDDYEDLYNDVNVGEGFLQSVKKSDEAGSRNEEEKEKVCIDGEDRVEPVLGTPEAEVSIPGLVGDSVVKEGEAGGSGGTDVVVASSGYGAQDVKVSDVSQEIPDGIGAGTGGGLRVELGPAANRATDLEVPRGNNISQGLLPPPPHVLGNNENLMRPVMGNVNGGTPPGPGINMVGNGGNIAMPGVVGGGTGGGGNGTFLFVGDLHWWTTDAELEAELCKYGAVKEVKFFDEKASGKSKGYCQVEFYDPMAATACKDGLNGYAFNGRPCVVEYASPYSVKRMGEAQVNRTQQAQSVIAQAKRGGPADPPSKPVVANNNTANNNTAIGGNFQGGGNRGFGRGNWGRGNAPGGRGPGGPMRNRPNGMGRGLIGNGAFGQGMGTGPPMNMMHQPMMGQGFEQAFGGPMARMGGYGGFPGAPGPPFPGLLSSFPPVGGVGLPGVAPHVNPAFFGRGMPMNGMGMMPNAGVDGGHNMGMWDPNSGGWASGEDLGGGRAAESSYGEEAASDHQYGEVNHDRGRPNPVKDKERASEREWSGSSDRRIREDKDAGYERDIPREKDVGHGYEMPERRHRDDRDTGREREREHHHKDRERSRDRERERDRDRERDRERDRHREGSSQRYGGDHRTRHRDEPEHDDEWNRGRSSRGHSKSRLSREDNHRSRSRDADYGKRRRLTTE, from the exons ATGGATGAGGGAGATGGGAGAGATCAGATGGATCAATTCCATCAAAACGAGGCGATATCTGCCGTAGCTGACGACGGGTTTATGgcggaggaagaggatgatgattatgaggatCTTTACAACGACGTTAATGTTGGAGAAGGGTTTCTTCAGTCTGTGAAAAAGAGCGACGAAGCGGGATCGAGAAacgaggaggagaaggagaaggttTGCATCGATGGGGAAGATAGGGTTGAACCAGTTTTAGGTACGCCCGAAGCTGAGGTTTCGATACCTGGTTTGGTTGGTGATAGCGTTGTTAAAGAAGGAGAAGCAGGAGGAAGTGGTGGTACTGATGTGGTAGTCGCTTCTAGTGGATATGGAGCTCAAGATGTTAAGGTAAGCGATGTTAGCCAGGAGATTCCTGATGGAATTGGTGCTGGTACTGGAGGAGGGCTTAGAGTAGAGCTAGGGCCAGCTGCTAATCGGGCAACTGATCTTGAGGTTCCTAGAGGAAATAACATTTCTCAGGGTCTCTTGCCACCACCGCCGCATGTCTTAGGAAATAACGAGAATTTGATGAGACCTGTGATGGGTAATGTTAATGGTGGGACTCCTCCTGGACCTGGTATTAACATGGTTGGGAACGGAGGTAATATAGCTATGCCTGGTGTTGTTGGCGGGGGAACTGGTGGAGGAGGCAATGGGACTTTTCTTTTCGTTGGGGATTTGCATTGGTGGACAACTGATGCTGAGCTTGAGGCAGAGTTGTGCAAGTATGGTGCTGTGAAGGAGGTTAAGTTCTTTGATGAGAAAGCTAGTGGGAAATCGAAAGGGTATTGTCAAGTAGAGTTCTATGATCCTATGGCAGCTACAGCTTGCAAAGACGGGTTGAACGGTTATGCATTCAACGGTAGGCCTTGTGTTGTTGAGTATGCGTCTCCGTATTCTGTTAAGAGAATGGGAGAGGCACAGGTGAATAGGACCCAACAGGCACAATCTGTAATTGCACAAGCTAAGAGAGGAGGGCCTGCTGATCCTCCGAGTAAACCTGTCGTGGCCAACAACAACAC GGCCAACAACAACACCGCTATTGGCGGGAATTTCCAAGGTGGGGGAAATAGAGGATTTGGTAGAGGTAATTGGGGTAGAGGCAATGCTCCGGGTGGTAGAGGACCTGGTGGTCCAATGAGGAATAGGCCTAACGggatgggaagaggtttgattgGTAATGGTGCTTTTGGTCAGGGCATGGGTACAGGGCCTCCTATGAATATGATGCATCAACCAATGATGGGGCAAGGGTTTGAACAAGCTTTTGGTGGACCTATGGCCAGAATGGGTGGCTATGGAGGATTCCCTGGGGCTCCGGGTCCACCGTTTCCTGGGCTTTTATCTTCTTTCCCTCCTGTAGGAGGAGTTGGTTTACCTGGAGTGGCACCTCATGTGAATCCAGCGTTTTTTGGACGAGGGATGCCGATGAATGGAATGGGAATGATGCCTAATGCTGGTGTTGATGGAGGGCATAATATGGGAATGTGGGATCCTAATAGTGGAGGATGGGCTAGTGGTGAAGATTTGGGTGGTGGAAGAGCTGCGGAATCGAGTTATGGAGAGGAAGCTGCATCTGATCATCAGTATGGAGAGGTTAATCACGATAGAGGTCGTCCAAATCCTGtgaaagataaagaaagagcTTCAGAAAGGGAATGGTCTGGTTCATCTGATAGAAGGATTCGTGAGGATAAAGATGCTGGTTATGAAAGGGACATACCAAGGGAGAAAGATGTTGGTCATGGTTATGAGATGCCAGAGAGAAGGCACCGTGATGATAGAGACACTGGTCGTGAGCGTGAGAGGGAACATCATCATAAGGATCGTGAACGCTCCAGAGATCGTGAGCGAGAACGTGATCGTGACAGAGAAAGGGACAGGGAGAGGGATCGTCATAGAGAGGGATCGTCACAACGATATGGTGGTGATCATCGTACTAGACACAGGGACGAACCTGAGCATGATGATGAGTGGAACAGAGGTCGGTCATCCAGAGGACACAGCAAATCACGGTTGTCTCGGGAGGATAACCATCGCTCAAGATCAAGGGATGCTGATTATGGGAAAAGAAGGCGGCTTACTACTGAATAA
- the LOC104761619 gene encoding inactive beta-amylase 4, chloroplastic isoform X1 — translation MAETGVIGCGCRGVSGGNFLHPGGFSLKSCFLEQRTKRNRNFFRSVSMIPPFKRGRFITKLRYVTGNSRIFSMDAREKSRSFVLVSSRHKRVPVFVMMPIDTFGIDASGCPKIKRLKALTVSLKALKLAGVHGIAVEVWWGIVERFCPLEFKWSLYEELFRLISEAGLKLHVALCFHSNMHLFGGKGGISLPLWIREIGDVNKDIYYRDKNGFSNNDYLTLGVDQLPLFGGRTAVQCYEDFMLSFSTKFEAYIGNVIEEISVGLGPSGELRYPAHPSGDGRWKFPGIGEFQCHDKYMMEDLMAVASQEGKPQWGGRDPPDTGCYNSFPSGVPFFEEGNDSFLSDYGRFFLEWYSGKLICHADAILAKAADVLRRRQEEEKSSVMLVAKIGGIYWWYKTSSHPAELTAGYYNTALRDGYDPVASVLSRHGAALHIPCLDMADSETPEKYLCSPEGLRRQIHDVSKKWTLHVTGRNTSERFDKMGLRQIRENCVQPNGDTLRSFTFCRMNEKIFRVENWNNFVPFIRQMSADM, via the exons atgGCGGAGACTGGAGTTATTGGATGTGGCTGTCGCGGAGTCTCCGGCGGCAATTTCTTACATCCCGGAGGATTTTCTTTGAAATCTTGTTTCCTCGAGCAGAGAACGAAGCGTAATCGTAACTTTTTCCGTAGCGTTTCTATGATTCCTCCTTTCAAACGCGGCCGTTTCATCACTAAGCTGCGTTACGTCACCGGAAACAGCCGAATCTTTAG CATGGATGCTCGAGAGAAATCACGATCGTTTGTATTGGTATCATCAAGGCACAAGAGAGTTCCAGTTTTCGTGATGATGCCGATTGATACATTTGGAATTGATGCTTCTGGGTGCCCAAAGATTAAAAG gCTCAAGGCTTTAACTGTTTCTCTCAAGGCACTCAAGTTAGCTGGTGTTCATGGAATCGCAGTGGAGGTTTGGTGGGGGATCGTAGAGCGTTTCTGTCCTCTTGAGTTCAAATGGTCACTGTATGAAGAGCTCTTTAGGCTGATTTCTGAGGCAGGGTTGAAGTTACATGTTGCTCTTTGTTTTCATTCAAATATGCACTTGTTTGGTGGGAAAGGAGGCATCAGTCTTCCACTCTGGATCCGAGAG ATTGGAGACGTCAATAAGGATATATACTATCGAGATAAAAATGGATTTTCCAACAATGACTATCTCACACTTGGAGTCGATCAACTTCCTTTGTTCGGTGGCCGTACTGCTGTCCAATGCTATGAGGACTTCATGCTCAGTTTTTCTACAAAATTTGAAGCGTATATTGGGAATGTGATTGAAGAAATAAGTGTAGGTCTTGGTCCATCGGGAGAGCTTAG ATATCCTGCACATCCTTCTGGAGATGGGAGGTGGAAATTCCCTGGAATTGGTGAATTCCAGTGTCATGACAAGTACAT GATGGAAGATTTGATGGCAGTGGCATCCCAAGAAGGCAAACCTCAATGGGGAGGCAGAGATCCTCCAGATACTGGCTGCTATAACAGCTTTCCCTCTGGTGTTCCCTTTTTTGAGGAGGGCAATGATAGCTTTCTCTCTGACTATGGTCGTTTCTTTCTA GAATGGTACAGTGGGAAGTTAATTTGTCATGCTGATGCTATTCTTGCAAAGGCAGCCGATGTTTTGCGGAGACGtcaggaagaagagaaaagctcTGTAATGCTGGTTGCAAAAATTGGTGGAATCTATTGGTGGTACAAGACATCTTCACATCCTGCTGAACTAACTGCAGGTTATTACAATACTGCCCTCAGGGATGGTTATGACCCTGTAGCTTCTGTCTTGTCTCGCCATGGTGCTGCTCTGCATATCCC CTGTTTAGATATGGCAGACAGTGAAACACCTGAGAAATATCTTTGCAGCCCTGAAGGATTGCGTAGACAG ATACACGATGTTTCGAAGAAGTGGACACTACATGTGACTGGCAGAAACACAAGCGAAAGATTTGATAAG ATGGGACTAAGGCAAATACGAGAGAACTGTGTGCAACCGAATGGGGACACTCTAAGATCCTTTACATTTTGCAGAATGAATGAGAAGATCTTTAGGGTCGAGAACTGGAACAACTTTGTCCCTTTCATTAGACAGATGAGTGCAGATATGTAA
- the LOC104761619 gene encoding inactive beta-amylase 4, chloroplastic isoform X4 — protein sequence MLLFVFIQICTCLVGKEASVFHSGSERFVLLELKIGDVNKDIYYRDKNGFSNNDYLTLGVDQLPLFGGRTAVQCYEDFMLSFSTKFEAYIGNVIEEISVGLGPSGELRYPAHPSGDGRWKFPGIGEFQCHDKYMMEDLMAVASQEGKPQWGGRDPPDTGCYNSFPSGVPFFEEGNDSFLSDYGRFFLEWYSGKLICHADAILAKAADVLRRRQEEEKSSVMLVAKIGGIYWWYKTSSHPAELTAGYYNTALRDGYDPVASVLSRHGAALHIPCLDMADSETPEKYLCSPEGLRRQIHDVSKKWTLHVTGRNTSERFDKMGLRQIRENCVQPNGDTLRSFTFCRMNEKIFRVENWNNFVPFIRQMSADM from the exons ATGTTGCTCTTTGTTTTCATTCAAATATGCACTTGTTTGGTGGGAAAGGAGGCATCAGTCTTCCACTCTGGATCCGAGAGGTTTGTATTGTTAGAATTAAAG ATTGGAGACGTCAATAAGGATATATACTATCGAGATAAAAATGGATTTTCCAACAATGACTATCTCACACTTGGAGTCGATCAACTTCCTTTGTTCGGTGGCCGTACTGCTGTCCAATGCTATGAGGACTTCATGCTCAGTTTTTCTACAAAATTTGAAGCGTATATTGGGAATGTGATTGAAGAAATAAGTGTAGGTCTTGGTCCATCGGGAGAGCTTAG ATATCCTGCACATCCTTCTGGAGATGGGAGGTGGAAATTCCCTGGAATTGGTGAATTCCAGTGTCATGACAAGTACAT GATGGAAGATTTGATGGCAGTGGCATCCCAAGAAGGCAAACCTCAATGGGGAGGCAGAGATCCTCCAGATACTGGCTGCTATAACAGCTTTCCCTCTGGTGTTCCCTTTTTTGAGGAGGGCAATGATAGCTTTCTCTCTGACTATGGTCGTTTCTTTCTA GAATGGTACAGTGGGAAGTTAATTTGTCATGCTGATGCTATTCTTGCAAAGGCAGCCGATGTTTTGCGGAGACGtcaggaagaagagaaaagctcTGTAATGCTGGTTGCAAAAATTGGTGGAATCTATTGGTGGTACAAGACATCTTCACATCCTGCTGAACTAACTGCAGGTTATTACAATACTGCCCTCAGGGATGGTTATGACCCTGTAGCTTCTGTCTTGTCTCGCCATGGTGCTGCTCTGCATATCCC CTGTTTAGATATGGCAGACAGTGAAACACCTGAGAAATATCTTTGCAGCCCTGAAGGATTGCGTAGACAG ATACACGATGTTTCGAAGAAGTGGACACTACATGTGACTGGCAGAAACACAAGCGAAAGATTTGATAAG ATGGGACTAAGGCAAATACGAGAGAACTGTGTGCAACCGAATGGGGACACTCTAAGATCCTTTACATTTTGCAGAATGAATGAGAAGATCTTTAGGGTCGAGAACTGGAACAACTTTGTCCCTTTCATTAGACAGATGAGTGCAGATATGTAA